CCAACAAAGAGCGGCATACCTTTTTCTACTGCATTTGGCGCATGAACAAACATCCAAATATTGGCAGAAGTAGGAAAAGCACCAAATGCGAAGCCCCATAATGCAGTCAGCACGATAGCACCAAACTCATGAATAGCAAAAATTGGAAAGCCGAAAAATACGATTGCAAAACATGTTCCAACAAATGCGAGTGTGTAACGGACATTTAAATTGCCGCTATATCCTGCAAATGCGTTTCCAAAAATACCAGCAATTCCGTAGAGCAATAATAGGGAACTAATAGTTGTACCGTTGAATCCTGCAATATTTTTAAAGAAAGGTGCCAAGTAACTATAAGCACAGAAGTGAGCAAGACCAATTAATAAAACAATGAGCATACCGCTACGTGCTTTAGGTGTGCGCAATAATGCAGGCAAATCACGAATATGAATTGCCGAATCTGGTATGAGTTTAGGCAAGAAAATAAGTTGAAGAACCAATACCACCAGACCAATTACTGCTGTAATTCCAAAAGCACTACGCCATCCATAAAACTCGCTAAGCCATGTTCCAATCGGGACCCCTAGTACAGTTGCAAACGTTACACCAGCCATGACTACAGCAGTTGCCTTGGCAATAGGTAAATGTGGTGGTGCGAGCTTACCGCTTAAGGCAATCGCTGTTGCCCAGAACCCACCGATTGAGATACCTAAAATGAGGCGGCTGAGTAACAAAACATGGAAGTTTTCAGCAAAGGCAGTAATGGTATTGGCAATTACCATAATTGCAGTCAGTAAAATAAGAACATAACGACGGTCAAGTTGTTTTACTGAAACAGGTAATAGTGGGGCGGCAATCGCTGCCATAATGCCGGGCACAGTAATAATAAGACCAGCTGTACCTACAGAAATATGCAAATCAGCTGCAACGCTATTTAAAACACCAACAGGTAAAAATTCACTTGTTACTAGTGCAAATGCTGCAATGGCAACGGCCAAAATGGCAAACCAGCTCCCTTGAGTGGAGGTCGTGGGTCGCGCTTTAGAGGTAGTAGATTGGTCCATAAGAAATCCTGACTTGGCTAAATTCGAAGTGAAGAAAGGCAATTTTTTAATTAAATAACGATCGTTATGAAAATAAAATAGTTGATAAAAAATCGAACGTCAATTAATTTAATAACGATTGTTATAAAAATAGATGTGATCTTTATGACAAATAGGTATGAAACAGATCTTGCTGTTAATGAGGACACGCTGAAAAAGAAGCGTGGACGCCCTAAATGCTTTGATGAGCAACAAGTGTTAGAGAAGGCAATGTTACTCTTTTGGGAACATGGCTATGAGGCAACATCTATTAGTGACTTAACGCAGGCTCTCGAAATTACAGCGCCGAGTTTATACAGTACTTTTGGTGATAAGGCAGGTTTGTTTTATAAGAGTATTGACTATTATTTAGCTCATGAAGCATGTCCTATTGAAACGATCTTTTTAGAAGCTAAAACTGCAAAAATTGCTTTTGAGTTATATCTTTATGACAATGTGAAACGACTAGTTCAACCCAATAAACCCGCTGGTTGTATGTTGGTTGTCGCTGCTATGAATTGTTCTGACGCAACGCAAGATGTACAGCAAAATTTATTAGATAAGCGCATAAAGACCAAAGAGAAATTATTAAAGCGTCTAGAGCAAGGTGTAGAGCAGGGTGATTTATCTACTGGTGCTCCTCTACAGGAAATCACAGATTTTTATGCAACTGTCATTCAAGGTCTCACTATTCAAGCGAGAGACGGTGCGACTACCGAGCAATTACATAAAGTGGTAGAACATGCCATGAAAGCTTGGACATTATTTTAAAAAATTAATGATGTCCTAAGTTCAATATCAATGTCGGAAATACGATATTTCAATTTATTAAGACATTCTTCAAAATAAAATCTCTTTTGTAGAAGGTGTATTACTATGAGTCAGGTCATGAAATATCATAAATGGGCATTTATCTTTCCCATTTTGGCAGTACTGATTTGGTCATTAAATATTGTAGTCACCCGCTATGTCTCGGATTATATCTCTCCTGTCAGCATTAGTTTTTATCGGTGGTTAATCGCCTTTATTATTTTGACCCCATTTATGTTCTTGCAAGTTTGGAGACAAAGACAACTGGTAAAAGCCTATTTACCTAAACTTGCTGTGCTAAGTGCGTTTGGAATGGTGCTTTATCAAGGCCTTGCTTATACGGCAGCCCATTATACCAGTGCAACCAATATGGGTATTGTTAATGCATTCATTCCCGTTTTTACTATTTTTGTTTCTCTTGCCATTTTAAAAGATGTACCTAACAGATATGCAGTTTTTGGCAGTATTTTGTCTTTCGCAGGTTTGTTATATGTCATGTGTCAGGGCGACATTAACCAGTTATTAAGTGCTGGCGGCCATCTTGGTGATGCACTCATGATTGTTGCTGTGTTCTTCTATGCATTTTATGGGGTTTTCCTTAAAAAATGGCAGCTTCCACTTCCAATCATGACAAGCCTATATGTTCAGATTGGGTTTTCTGTGCTGTTCCATCTTCCTTTAATTTTCTGGTTTGGTCTTGATGGTTTAAATGCACAAAATGCGCCAAGTGCAATTTATGCAGGTGTATTTGCTTCTTTAATTGCGCCGTTAGTTTGGATGTTAGCAGTACAACAACTTGGGCCAAATAGAACCAGTATTTTTATGAACCTTGTACCTGTTTTCACAGCCATTATTGCAAGTATCTGGTTATCTGAGCAATGGACGATCTATCACACTTTAGGCGGAGTTATGATTTTGGTCGGTATTATCATGGCACAAAAGAAGGTAAATACTAAAAAAGTAGGTCTATTACCCGAGCAAAACTAAGAGTTATGAAAAAACCATGGCATATTTTGAAAAAAACTAATGAAAATATGCCAGTTTTTTCTTAGTTAAAGTTTTTCTATATGATTTATAAATAGTTTATAAAAATAGGTTGAAATATAAATATTAAAAAAGCCGAGTAAAAATATTAATATAATTTTAATTTATCTGCTAAAAATGGCAAAATCTCTACACTTTTCATGCTTTTTTTAGAGAAATAATATATTTCTCTCCTTTAGACTGTTGCCACATAATAGCGACCACTACGGAAGACGCTATTTTAAGAAATTTTTCTTTCGTTCCAGAGATATCCAAACCCTCTGGATGTGGTATATACCCATCCTTTTTTATGCTCAGTTATCCCTATATAACTGAGCTTTTTTTTGTCTAAAATTACGAACGAATGACTTCACCAGTTAAGGCATTAATGATTCGGCTTGGCTGCTGACTTTGCCCTAAATCACCATTAAGATAGTTTAATTGTGAACCAAAGTATTGGCAGGCATCTTGTAATGAATGAGCAGGCTCTTGTCCACTCGGGTTAGCACTTGTCGATACAATGAAACCATGAAAAGCATTGCATAAAGCCACACATAAAGGATGTGTTGTGACTCGTACCGCAACAAGAGGGTGTTCGCCTTTAATCCATGAAGGAATGTGTTGATCAGCCGGTAATAGCCAAGTTGTCGCTCTTTCTGATGGTTGATGGTTAGACCAGCCATCAATAATTTCTTGTTGAGTTGCTTCTGGTAAAGAAGTAAGTAAATGCTCGACTTGACTAATATGTCCTGCTAATAAAATGACGCCCTTTTCAATAGGGCGCTGTTTCAACTCAAGTATTTTTTGAAAAGCTTGCTCATTAAATGGATCGCAACCTAGTCCCCAGACTGCCTCAGTTGGGTATGCCAAAACTTGGCCTTGTTGTAAACATTCGGCTGCTTCGGTCACTGAGGTCGTAATCATGGTAATACTTTCCTTTCAATCAAACAGAATTGCTATTGTGCGCCCTAATACTAAGAACGACAACGTAAATACAGTCCTGATTGTTGCATACATAAACCAAGTAGTTCTAGTTCCATAAGTGAAGAAGTGAGTTCAGAAACAGGAACATGATGTTGAATCACGAGTTGGTCAATATCTTGTCCCACCCAATCTAAGGACTGATAAAGACCAATTAAATGCTCTGGGATTTCTGGAGTATTCACATTAACTTCAACTTCATCAGTTTGGTTTTGTTGCTGACTTTGCCATTGGGTTGGCAAGGCAAGATCTTCAATAATCTGTTCAGGATGATCGACTAAAATTGCTCCCTCGCGAATAAGTTGGTGACAACCTTGATGAAACTCACTGTAAATATGGCCGGGAATTGCAAATACGGTTTTACCTTGTTCAGCAGCTTTATTAGCAGTAATAAGTGAGCCACTTTTTAAAGTTGCTTCTACAACTAATACGCCTAAACTTAGGCCGCTGACAATTCGGTTTCTACGTGGGAAATGCTGTTGTAACGGTGGTGTCCCCGGTAAAAACTCGCTAATGATGGCGCCGTTCTGAGCCAAGATATGTTCTGCAAGGTTTTTATTTTGAGCTGGATAGGTACTGTCTAGGCCTGTTCCCGTCACTGCAATTGTGCGTTGATGTGCTGAAGCTCCTTGATGGGCAGCTTCATCAATCCCATAAGCTAAGCCGCTACTGACATAAAAACCTTTTTCACTTAAATAATATGCAAAATCATAAGCCACCTGACGTCCATGCGGACTGGGTTTTCGACTACCGACAATCGCGATTTGAGGTTGTAATAAAGCTTGTGCTTGGCCTTTTCCAAAAATAATCGGCGGGTGATCTGTATAAGGTAGTAATTGAGTAGGGTAGCCTGAGTCATCGGGTGTCAAAATAAAGTCAGTATGCTGATGAACTTGCTGCACAAGCTGTTCAAACTGAGCCTGACCTTGGGCGGTTTGAAACTCGTTTACACGTTTTAAATGATTAGCATGTAGCCCAAGAGAGGGCCACTCTGTTAATCCATGAGGTTGAGTTGCTTTTTCACAGTTTCCAAAATAATCAATAATTTTTTTAAAGCTAACTAAAGAGTGCTGCACCAAATACCACACTTTAAGGGTGTGGTAGTGGTGTGAAGAAAGTTGGGTGAGCATCGTAAAAGGTACACCCGCATTAATCATTAAAACGAGGTGGTTGAATGCTTGAACCGATTTTAATAGGTAAATCACTTTCTAGAACATAGGCATAACTCAACTGATCAAAAGTTCTAAAAACCATTAGACTACCAATTTGTTGACCCGGTAGTTGAATTGCTTCTTTTGTTTTAGGGTCACGAATGGTTTCACCTTGTTGGTTAATGTCAAAAACTTGACCTACCTGAACACCTTGTGCTGTACCACGGTCTAAAGTCACAACACTATTTTTTGCAGCTCTGCCAATTGAACCCATTACACGGATAATTTTGCCGCCATCTAGCACTTGTTTGGCATCTACTGGATAAAATAATGTAGGTAATGTTGCTTGTTCTTCAGGCATAACACGATCACCGCGACGTACTTCAGCGTTATAACTATCTGTAAGTTCTAGATTCGTGATGTCTTTTTCAGAAGAGACTGCAATACCTGAGGCAACCTGTAATAACTCAATACCTAAGCTATGCTTTTTACCTTTGCTATCTGTGAAATAGTAAGGTTCACCTTCACGATAAACTGCATAACGTTGACCATCAACCAAGCCTTTTCCTCGTGCATAGATCATCTGACCTTTTGCAGCAAGTACACGTTGATCAGCTGTACCAACAATATAAGGCGTATTAGTAATTGCGTCGGCTGGTAAAATAGTACTGTTTTCTAACCACTGTTTAATATGTTCAAGTGGAATAACTGGCACACTATTATTTAATGCTTCGACGCGAACTTGTGGTTGCAAGTTTGTGGTTTGACCCGTGTAACGACGGATAATCCCTACACAGCCATCTCCCTCATCTTTACCGACTAACGGGCGTCCATCTAAGCTACATAACAGTAATCGGTCACCTGGATAGATCCAGTGCGGATTTTTTACATGTTGATTGCTTGCCCAGATTTCAGGCCAACGCCATGGTTTATTTAGAAAATGTCCTGAAATATCCCATAGGGTATCCCCACGTTTTACAATGTACACATTCGGTGCATTGCTTTTAAGTGAAGGAGGATTATGGTTTGGGCTGGCAGCATGAACCTCTGCTACTGTACCAAATGCAACCCCTGTACAGAGTGCTAAAGCAAGTAAATGCTTCTTTATCCCCAAAGCATGAAATTGAACCATGCCGTCAAAAACCTTTTTCATTATGATAATTCCTAAAAATTATGCGTGCAGATGCGTTATAATAGGCGGCTAACACACAATTTTTCGATGAAGTATTTCCTTCATTTGGTTTTTTAATCAATGGCATAAGTGAGGACGTCAGTATGGCCTTATTACCTATTTTAAGTTTTCCTGATCCCCGTCTTCGTACCATTGCTAAGCCTGTTGAAGAAGTTACTGATGAAATTCGTCAACTTGCAGCAGATATGCTTGAAACCATGTATGCGGCACCAGGTATTGGTTTAGCAGCTTCTCAGGTCGATCGTCATATTCAGCTTATCGTCATAGATTTGTCTGAATCTAAAGATGAACCTTTGGTTTTCATTAACCCCAAAATAACTCCACTGACTGAAGAGACGCAGCCGTACGAAGAAGGCTGTCTATCAGTGCCCCAAATATACGACAAAGTTGATCGCCCGTCACGTGTGAAAATCGAGGCAATTAACCTTGAAGGTCAAGCATTTGAGATAGAAGCTGACGGACTTCTCGCTGTTTGTATCCAACATGAAATGGATCACTTAAAAGGCAAATTGTTTGTGGATTATTTGTCGCCACTTAAACGCCAGCGTGCCCGTGAAAAAGTCGAAAAGATTGTTCGCCAACGCGAGCGTGAGAAAGTTGCGGTAAAACGTTAAAAGTTTTCAAACATCAATATAGTGTGGATGTGATTTTTGGTTTTTCGTAGTGGTCTGTTACTCGCATGTGTAGCAGTGTTTTTGCAGATT
This window of the Acinetobacter sp. XH1741 genome carries:
- a CDS encoding Sua5/YciO/YrdC/YwlC family protein, producing MITTSVTEAAECLQQGQVLAYPTEAVWGLGCDPFNEQAFQKILELKQRPIEKGVILLAGHISQVEHLLTSLPEATQQEIIDGWSNHQPSERATTWLLPADQHIPSWIKGEHPLVAVRVTTHPLCVALCNAFHGFIVSTSANPSGQEPAHSLQDACQYFGSQLNYLNGDLGQSQQPSRIINALTGEVIRS
- a CDS encoding TetR/AcrR family transcriptional regulator — its product is MIFMTNRYETDLAVNEDTLKKKRGRPKCFDEQQVLEKAMLLFWEHGYEATSISDLTQALEITAPSLYSTFGDKAGLFYKSIDYYLAHEACPIETIFLEAKTAKIAFELYLYDNVKRLVQPNKPAGCMLVVAAMNCSDATQDVQQNLLDKRIKTKEKLLKRLEQGVEQGDLSTGAPLQEITDFYATVIQGLTIQARDGATTEQLHKVVEHAMKAWTLF
- a CDS encoding DMT family transporter — translated: MSQVMKYHKWAFIFPILAVLIWSLNIVVTRYVSDYISPVSISFYRWLIAFIILTPFMFLQVWRQRQLVKAYLPKLAVLSAFGMVLYQGLAYTAAHYTSATNMGIVNAFIPVFTIFVSLAILKDVPNRYAVFGSILSFAGLLYVMCQGDINQLLSAGGHLGDALMIVAVFFYAFYGVFLKKWQLPLPIMTSLYVQIGFSVLFHLPLIFWFGLDGLNAQNAPSAIYAGVFASLIAPLVWMLAVQQLGPNRTSIFMNLVPVFTAIIASIWLSEQWTIYHTLGGVMILVGIIMAQKKVNTKKVGLLPEQN
- the def gene encoding peptide deformylase produces the protein MALLPILSFPDPRLRTIAKPVEEVTDEIRQLAADMLETMYAAPGIGLAASQVDRHIQLIVIDLSESKDEPLVFINPKITPLTEETQPYEEGCLSVPQIYDKVDRPSRVKIEAINLEGQAFEIEADGLLAVCIQHEMDHLKGKLFVDYLSPLKRQRAREKVEKIVRQREREKVAVKR
- a CDS encoding MFS transporter, with product MDQSTTSKARPTTSTQGSWFAILAVAIAAFALVTSEFLPVGVLNSVAADLHISVGTAGLIITVPGIMAAIAAPLLPVSVKQLDRRYVLILLTAIMVIANTITAFAENFHVLLLSRLILGISIGGFWATAIALSGKLAPPHLPIAKATAVVMAGVTFATVLGVPIGTWLSEFYGWRSAFGITAVIGLVVLVLQLIFLPKLIPDSAIHIRDLPALLRTPKARSGMLIVLLIGLAHFCAYSYLAPFFKNIAGFNGTTISSLLLLYGIAGIFGNAFAGYSGNLNVRYTLAFVGTCFAIVFFGFPIFAIHEFGAIVLTALWGFAFGAFPTSANIWMFVHAPNAVEKGMPLFVGMFQVMIATGSLLGGYVVDHFNENTLIYGVLSFVALALISTFTFAKGLNNPKATCEN
- a CDS encoding LysM peptidoglycan-binding domain-containing protein; this translates as MKKVFDGMVQFHALGIKKHLLALALCTGVAFGTVAEVHAASPNHNPPSLKSNAPNVYIVKRGDTLWDISGHFLNKPWRWPEIWASNQHVKNPHWIYPGDRLLLCSLDGRPLVGKDEGDGCVGIIRRYTGQTTNLQPQVRVEALNNSVPVIPLEHIKQWLENSTILPADAITNTPYIVGTADQRVLAAKGQMIYARGKGLVDGQRYAVYREGEPYYFTDSKGKKHSLGIELLQVASGIAVSSEKDITNLELTDSYNAEVRRGDRVMPEEQATLPTLFYPVDAKQVLDGGKIIRVMGSIGRAAKNSVVTLDRGTAQGVQVGQVFDINQQGETIRDPKTKEAIQLPGQQIGSLMVFRTFDQLSYAYVLESDLPIKIGSSIQPPRFND
- the dprA gene encoding DNA-processing protein DprA; this translates as MLTQLSSHHYHTLKVWYLVQHSLVSFKKIIDYFGNCEKATQPHGLTEWPSLGLHANHLKRVNEFQTAQGQAQFEQLVQQVHQHTDFILTPDDSGYPTQLLPYTDHPPIIFGKGQAQALLQPQIAIVGSRKPSPHGRQVAYDFAYYLSEKGFYVSSGLAYGIDEAAHQGASAHQRTIAVTGTGLDSTYPAQNKNLAEHILAQNGAIISEFLPGTPPLQQHFPRRNRIVSGLSLGVLVVEATLKSGSLITANKAAEQGKTVFAIPGHIYSEFHQGCHQLIREGAILVDHPEQIIEDLALPTQWQSQQQNQTDEVEVNVNTPEIPEHLIGLYQSLDWVGQDIDQLVIQHHVPVSELTSSLMELELLGLCMQQSGLYLRCRS